The following is a genomic window from Pseudomonas parafulva.
TCTCACCACCGATCATCAGCTGTGTACGCAACTCCCCGCAGGACGCTTTCGCAACGCTGAGATACCAAACCTTCTCTCTGCTCCCGCGCCGCTCCATGCCCTCGGCAATATTGGACGGGATGGAAAGTGCTGACCGCGTGACCTGATCCTTGAATCCATAATCACGACACCCAGCCAGTATCCGGTACAACTCAATGGCCAAACGCTTACTTCGTTGCCAAACTGCCAGCTTCTCAAAATCCATTACGAGCACTCCGAGCCGCCCGCAATACGGCGGCAATCCACAAGTCTCAAACGCTACGCGTTCAGCTTCTGTCTTGCAGCTTGCCGCTTGTAACTTGAAGCTTAGAAATACCCTTGGCGTTTCTTGTCTTCCATGGAACCTGCGCCATCGTGGTCGATGACACGGCCCTGGCGTTCGGACGTGCGCGTCAGGAGCATTTCCTGAATGATGTCGGTGAGCGTCTCGGCTTCCGACTCGACAGCACCCGTCAGTGGGTAGCAGCCCAGGGTTCGGAAACGCACCTTCTTCTTGACGATGCGGGCTTTCTCTTCATCGGTCAGATGCTCGAGAATGCGCTCGTCGTCGATCATGATCAGGGTGCCGTTCTTCTCGATGACTTCGCGCTCGGCGGCGAAGTACAGCGGCACGATCGGGATGCCTTCGAGGTAGATGTACTGCCAGATGTCCAGCTCGGTCCAGTTCGACAATGGGAAGACGCGGATCGACTCGCCCTTGTTGACCTTGCCGTTGTAGACGTTCCACAGCTCCGGACGCTGGTTCTTCGGATCCCAGCGGTGCTTGCTGTCGCGGAACGAATACACGCGCTCCTTGGCCCGCGACTTCTCTTCGTCGCGGCGCGCACCGCCGAAGGCGGCGTCGAAGCCATGCTTGTCCAGCGCCTGCTTGAGGCCCTGGGTCTTCATGATGTCGGTGTGCTTGGCACTGCCGTGGGTGAAGGGGTTGATGCCCTGCGCCACACCCTCGGGGTTGACGTGGGTGATCAGCTCCAGGCCCATTTCCTCGACCATCTTGTCGCGGAAGCGGTACATCTCCTGGAATTTCCAGCGGGTGTCGACGTGCATCACCGGAAACGGCAGCTTGCCCGGGAAGAAGGCCTTGCGCGCCAGGTGCAGCATCACGGCGGAGTCCTTGCCGATCGAGTACAGCATCACCGGATTGTCGAACTCGGCGGCCACCTCGCGGATGATGTGGATGCTTTCCGCCTCCAGCTGTTTCAAGTGCGTCAGTTTGTCGACCATGGCTACTCACGAAAAACGATCTTATGGACGGCCAGCGGGCCGTGTTCGAGCGGAGCACTTTATCACAGCGTCTGATTCTATTTAGGCGGTCAGCTAGATCGAAACGGTCTAATGATATGACTGCCGGTTTGGCCCTCGTACGCGGTATTCAAATCGGATTGGGGCAGTCGATGAACAGGTGTTCGAGGGCGAAGCGCCTGGCCAGATAGTCGCCCAGCGCCTGCACGCCATAGCGCTCGGTGGCGTGATGCCCGGCGGCGATGAAGCTGACGCCGTTCTCGCGGGCACTGTGGAAGGTCTGCTCGGACGCCTCGCCACTGATGAACAGGTCCACACCGGCAGCGATGGCAGCATCGATGTAGCCCTGCCCGCCGCCGGTGCACCAGCCCACCCGACGAACCAGGCTCTGGCCCTCGATCAATAGCGGCTCACGGCCCAGCGCCTCATGCACGCGGCGGGCGACATCGCTGGCGGCCATGGGCTCGGCCAGCGAACCGATCAGGCCAATTACCCGTGGATTGTCCGGATCGAGCGGGCCTTCGACGGTGATGTCGAGCTGGCGTGCCAACTGCACGTTGTTGCCGACTTCCGGGTGCACGTCCAGCGGCAGGTGGAACGCCAGCAGGCTGATGTCGTGCTTGAGCAGGGTCTTGATGCGGCGCTGCTTGATACCAGTGATGCACGGGCTTTCGCCCTTCCAGAAATAACCGTGGTGTACCAGCACCAGGTCGGCGTCGGCCTCGACCGCCGCGTCGAGCAAGGCCTGGCTGGCGGTTACGCCGGTGACGATGCGCCTGACCTGCGCACGCCCTTCGACCTGCAAGCCATTGGGGCAGTAATCCTGGATCTTGGCGCTGCCAAGGTAGCGCTCGGCTTCCTCGACCAGGGTGCTCAGGGCGACGGCCATCCACATATCTCCTCGTAATTCGCTGCTTCAACGGGCGCCAGGCCTCGTATACTGGCCGCCATTATGGGCTGTCGCGGTAGCCGGGGAAACCGGAGCCTGCGGCGCGGGCAAAGCCGCGCCTAGAGGTGTATCATCGCGCGCGTTCGCGTTCAGGCCCCCGCCCCACTCCAGGATTTTTTCGATGTTCAAGGCTCTGCGTTACTTTGGCTGGCCCCTGCTCACTGGCGTGCTGATCGCCGCACTGATCATCCAGCGGTTCCCGGAATGGGTCGGCCTGCCCAGCCAGGACGTCAACCTGCAGCAGGCGCCGCAGACTTCGCGGATCGTGCAAGGCCCGGTCAGCTATGCCGACGCCGTCACCGTCGCCGCCCCAGCCGTGGCCAACCTGTACACCACCAAAGCGGTGAACAAGAACGCTCACCCGCTGTTCGAAGACCCGCAATTCCGCCGCTTCTTCGGCGACAACCTGCCCAAGCAACGGCGCTGGGAGTCGAGCCTGGGCTCGGCGGTGATCATGAGCCGCGAAGGCTACCTGCTGACCAACAACCACGTCACCAGCGGCGCGGACCAGATCGTGGTGGCGCTCAAGGACGGCCGCGAAACCCTGGCGCGGGTGATCGGCAGCGATCCGGAAACCGACCTGGCGGTGCTGAAGATCGATCTCAAAGACCTGCCGGCCATCACCATCGGCCGCTCCGACAACGTGCACATCGGCGATGTCTGCCTGGCCATCGGCAACCCCTTCGGCGTCGGCCAGACCGTAACCATGGGCATCATCAGCGCCACGGGCCGCAACCAACTGGGGCTGAACAACTACGAAGACTTCATCCAGACCGACGCGGCCATCAACCCGGGCAACTCCGGCGGTGCGCTGGTCGATGCCGACGGCAACCTGATCGGCATCAACACCGCGATCTTCTCCAAATCCGGCGGCTCCCAAGGCATTGGCTTCGCCATCCCGGCCAAGCTGGCGTTGGAGGTCATGAAGTCGATCGTCGAGCACGGCCAGGTGATTCGCGGCTGGCTGGGCATCGAAGTGCAGCCGTTGTCGCAGGAACTGGCCGAGTCGTTCGGCATGCAGGGTCGTCCCGGCATCGTCGTGGCCGGCATCTTCCGTGACGGTCCGGCCCAGCGCGCGGGCCTGCAACTGGGTGATGTGATCCTGAGCATCAACGGCGAGCCGGCCGGTGATGGCCGCAAGTCGATGAACCAGGTGGCGCGGATCAAGCCGAACGAAAAGATCAGCATCGAGGTGATGCGCAATGGCAAGCAGCTCAAGCTGATCGCCGAAGTGGGCCTGCGCCCGCCACCAGCGCCGGTGGCCAAGCAGGAAGAGAAGTAAGCCAACCCCACGCCTCCAGAAGCGGGCAAGCCGCTTCTGGAAAGCCCCGCGTCATCAGTGCAGGATCTGGCTCAGGAACAGCTTGGTGCGGTCGCTGCGCGGGCGGTCGAAGAAGTCGTCCGGCGCGGCCTGCTCGACGATCTCGCCCTTGTCCATGAAGATCACCCGATTCGCCACGGTGCGGGCGAAGCCCATCTCGTGGGTCACGCAGAGCATGGTCATGCCGTCTTCGGCCAGTCCGACCATGGTGTCGAGCACCTCCTTGACCATTTCCGGATCCAGCGCCGACGTCGGCTCGTCGAACAGCATGATCTTGGGTTTCATGCACAGCGCGCGGGCGATGGCCACCCGCTGCTGCTGACCGCCGGACAACTGCCCCGGATACTTGTGCGCCTGCTCGGGAATGCGCACCCGCTCCAGGTAATGCATGGCGATTTCCTCGGCCTTGCGCCGTGGCAGCTTGCGCACCCACATCGGCGCCAAGGTGCAGTTCTCCAGAATGCTCAGGTGCGGGAACAGGTTGAAGTGCTGGAACACCATGCCGACCTCGCGACGGATCGCCTCGATCTGCTTGAGGTCGTTGGTCAACTCCACGCCATCGACCACGATGCGCCCCTGCTGGTGTTCCTCCAGCCGGTTGAGGCAGCGGATGGTGGTGGACTTGCCCGAGCCCGACGGGCCGCACAGGACGATGCGCTCGCCCTGTCGCACGTTGAGGTTGATGTCCTTGAGCACATGGAACTGGCCGTACCACTTGTTCACGCCCTGCATCTGGATGATGCCTTCGGGGCCGGCGCTGTGTCTGATCGCTTCACTCATCTCGAAACTCCTAACGCTTGTGGCCAGTGTCCAGCTTGCGCTCCAGGTGCATGGAGTAGCGCGACATGGCGAAACAGAAAATCCAGTAAACCAGGGCGGCGAATACGTAGCCCTCGGTGGCCATGCCCAGCCAGGCAGGGTCTGCCGTGGCCTGGCGGGTGCTGTTGAGCAAGTCGAACAGGCCGATGATGATCACCAGGCTGGTGTCCTTGAACAGCGCGATGAAGGTGTTGACGATGCCCGGAATCACCAGCTTCAAGGCCTGCGGCAGGATCACCAGGCCCATGGCCCGCCAGTAGCCCAGGCCCATGGCGGCGGCGGCCTCGTACTGCCCCTTGGGGATGGCCTGCAAGCCGCCACGCACCACTTCGGCGATGTACGCCGACTCGAACAGGATGACGAAGATCATGGCCCGCAGCAGTTTGTCGAAGCTGGTGCCCTCAGGCATGAACAGCGGCAGCATCACCGACGACATGAACAGCACGGTAATCAGCGGAATGCCGCGCCAGAACTCGATGAAGGTCACCGAGACCGCCTTGACCACCGGCATGTTCGAGCGCCGGCCCAGCGCCAGCAGAATCCCCAGTGGCAAGGCAGCGGCGATGCCCACGGTGGCGATCACCAGCGTCAGCATCAGCCCGCCCCACTGCGAAGTCGGCACGCTGCTCAGGCCGAAGCTGCCGCCGTGCAGCAACAGGTAGGCGAGGATCGGATACAGCACCAGGTAGCACAGGCCGTAGGGCAGTTTTCGCGGAAAACGCCGAATGAACAGCGGCGCGGCGCCGATCACGCCCAGCCACACGCTCAAGTCCACCCGCCAGCGCAACTCGCTGGGGTAGTAGCCATACATGAACTGGCCGAAACGCTGCTGGATGAACACCCAGCAAGCGCCCTGCCCGCTGCAGTCGGCGCGGGTACTCCCGGTCCAACTGGCGTCGAGGAACGCCCAGTGCAGCAGCGGCGGCACGATCAGCCAGATCAGGTACAGCGCGAATAGCGTCAGCAGGGTATTGGCCCAACTGGAAAACAGGTTGGCCCGCAGCCAGGCGAGCACGCCGACGGTCTTCACCGGTGGCGGCATGTCGGGTTTGAAAAAATGGGTAGTCATGCGCCGGCCCTCACCGTTCGATCAGCGCAATGCGCTTGTTGTACCCGTTCATCAGCAACGAGATGCTGATACTGATGGTCAGATACACGCCCATGGTGATCGCCATCACCTCCACCGACTGGCCGGTCTGGTTCAGCACCGTACCGGCGAACAGCGACACCAGCTCGGGGTAGCCGATCACCGCCGCCAGCGACGAGTTCTTGGTCAGGTTCAGGTACTGGCTGGTCAGCGGTGGAATGATCACCCGCATGGCCTGGGGGATGATCACCTTGCGCAGGGTCGGCCCTTCGCGCAGCCCAAGCGAGCGCGCCGCCTCGGTCTGGCCATGGCTGACCGAGCGGATGCCAGCGCGAACGATCTCGGCGATGAACGCAGCGGTGTAGATCGACAACGCCAGGGTCAACGCCAGGAACTCGGGAATCAGCACCCAGCCGCCGGTGAAGTTGAACCCTTTGAGCTGCGGCACCTGCCACTGCAGCGGGTTGCCGAACAGCAGCACGCACACCCCCGGGATACCGACCAACAGCAGCAGGCCGACCCAGAATTTGTGAAACGGCTGGCCGGTTTCATCGAAACGCCGGTTGGCCTGGCGCACCATCACCACGATTGCCACCAGCGCCAGCAACAGGGACACCACGAACGGCCAGAAGCCTTCGCCCATCGACGCACCGGGCATGTTCACACCGCGACTGCTGATGAAGAACAGGTCATCGATGTTGATGCTGCCGCGCGGCCCCGGCAGCGCCGTGAACACGGCGAAGTACCAGAACAGGATTTGCAGCAACGGCGGGATGTTGCGGAAGGTCTCGACGTACACCGCCGCCAGCTTGCCGATCACCCAGTTCGACGACAGCCGCGCCACGCCGATGATGAAGCCGAGCACGGTGGCCAGGACGATGCCGATGGCACTGGCCAGCAGGGTATTGAGCAACCCCACCAACAGCACGCGGGCGTAGGTGTCGGTCTCGTTGTAGTCGATCAGGTGCTGGGCGATGCCGAAGCCGGCACTGCGCTCGAGGAAATCGAAGCCCGAGGTGATCCCCCGGTGCTGCATGTTGGTCTGGGTGTTGTGAATGAGGAACCAGCCCAGGGCGATCACGGCCACGACCGTAACGACCTGGAACAGCCACGCACGCACGCGCGGATCGCTCAGGGACAGCCCTTTGCGCGCGCCGGTTGGATTGTTCATGAAAGGCACCGAAAGCAAGGAAGTGGAACGACCCGCGACGGCCACATACCGTCGCGGGTGACGGCGATCAGCGCACCGGTGGCGCGTACTGGATACCGCCGTTGTTCCACAGAGCGTTCAGCCCACGGTCGATCTGCAGCGGCGTGCTCTTGCCCAGGTTCTTCTCGAACACTTCGCCGTAGTTGCCCACCTGCTTGACGATCTGCACCACCCAGTCCTTGGGCAGCTTGAGGTCCTTGCCGTACTCACCGTCGGCGCCGAGCATGCGCGCCACGTCCGGGTTCTTGGTGGACTTGGCCTCGGCTTCGACGTTCTTGGAGGTCACACCGGCTTCTTCGGCGTTGAGCATGGCGAACAGCGTCCAGCGCACGATGCTGAACCAGTCTTCGTCACCCTTGCGCACTACCGGGCCGAGGGGCTCCTTGGAAATGGTTTCCGGCAGTACCACGTAGTCGCCCGGCGCGGCCAGCTTGGAGCGCTGTGCGTAGAGCTGCGACTTGTCCGAGGTGAGCACGTCGCAACGCCCGGACTCGAGCGATTTGGCGCTCTCGTCGGAGGTATCGAAGGTGATCGGGGTGTACTTCAGGCCATTGGCGCGGAAATAGTCGGAAACGTTCAGTTCGGTGGTGGTGCCGGCCTGGATGCAGATGGTGGCGCCGTCGAGCTCCTTGGCGCTTTTCACGCCGAGCTTGTTGTTGACCAGGAAGCCGATACCGTCGTAGTAGGTGACCCCGGTGAACACCAGGCCCATGCCGGCGTCGCGCGAGCTGGTCCAGGTGGTGTTGCGCGACAGCACATCGACTTCACCGGACTGAAGCGCGGTGAAGCGCTCCTTAGCGTTGAGCTGGCTGAACTTGACCTTGCTGGCATCGCCGAACACGGCCGCCGCCACGGCGCGGCAGACATCGGCGTCGATGCCGACGATCTTGCCCTGGGCGTCAGGGACGGAGAAGCCCGGGAGGCCGTCGCTCACGCCACACTGGACGAAGCCCTTCTTCTGCACCGCATCGAGCGTGGCCCCGGCCTGTGCGGTGCTCACGGCACCGAAGGCGGCGGCAGCGGTCAGGACTGCCAGCGTGGTTTTCAACATCTTCATCAACAACCTCCAAATGCTCTTGTTGTATCGAGCCGGAATTGCACCGCGCCCTCATGAGGCGCATCCGACCCTGGTTGGCGTGTTATTCGGGTCAATTGGCGCAACGGGCCGTTCTGTGACAGCCTTTCCTGCAAGTGGACGGTGTTACCGGTCCGGTTTCGCCCCGTGCAGCGACATGGACATAGCAAGGGGCGTACCACAGTGACCGCCTAAAGCGTTTAAGCAGACGTCAAGAGGGTAAAGTTGCAGCGTTGCGACATGCAGTTATGGCCCTCGCCATCCACGCCGCCTTTTCACGCACTCAATGAGTTCCCACGCACTTTTTCGGAGCATTCATGACCCAACCGTTGATCCTCGAACCCCAGAATACGGCCGATGCCTGTGTGATCTGGTTGCACGGCCTGGGCGCCGACCGTTACGACTTCCTACCGGTGGCCGAATTTCTTCAGGAACGACTGCATAGCACGCGCTTCATCATGCCCCAGGCGCCAACCCGCCCGGTGACCATCAACGGCGGCTATGCCATGCCCAGCTGGTACGACATCAAGGCCATGAGCCCGGCGCGGGCCATCGACGAAGCGCAACTGGACGCCTCCGCCGCGCAGGTCATCGACTTGATCGAAGCCGAACAGGCCAAGGGCATCGACCTGGCCCGCATCGTCCTGGCCGGTTTCTCCCAGGGCGGCGCCGTGGTGCTGCATACCGCGTATATAAAGTGGCAAGAGGCCCTGGGCGGCGTCATCGCCCTGTCGACCTACGCCCCGACCTTCAGCGACACGCACCAGCTCAGTGCCTGTCAGCAGCGCACGCCTGCCCTGTGCCTGCATGGCGTGCACGATCCGGTGGTCATTCCCTCCATGGGGCGCACGGCGTTCGAGTACCTCAATACCTGGGGCGTGGCGGCGCGCTGGCACGAATACCCCATGGAACACGAAGTGCTGGTGGAAGAACTGAGCGACATCCACGACTGGCTGGCCCAGCGGCTTCAGTGATTGCCCACGCGCCTGTAGTCGCGGGCGCATTGCACTACGCCGAGTGGGGTTCTTGCATTACACTGCCCGGCGTACATTCCTTAATCAATTGACGAGACGACCGTGCTCAAGGCACTCAAGAAGATATTCGGCAAAGCCGACGCCGCCCCGCAGGCCGTCGCGCCCTCTGCCCCCGTGACAGCCCAAACGCCGCAGCCCACTGCCGCTCACCCGCCCAAGCCCGAGCGCGCCAGCGCGCCCAGCCCTCAGCCGGAGCCAGCGCCTCAGGCCACTGCACCGGTCGCCCGGACCCCGCGGGAAAAACCGCGCCGCGAGCGCAAACCCAAGCCGCAGGCCAGCCTGTGGAAACCGGAAGATTTCGTGGTCGAACCCCAGGAAGGCAAGACCCGCTTCCACGACTTCAAGCTCTCCGACACGTTGATGCATGCCATCCACGACCTGGGTTTCCCCTACTGCACGCCGATCCAGGCGCAGGTGCTGGGCCACACCCTGCGCGGCCAGGACGCCATCGGTCGGGCCCAGACCGGCACCGGCAAGACCGCCGCGTTCCTCATCTCGATCATTGCGCAACTGCAACAGACGCCGCCGCCCAAGGAACGCTACATGGGCGAGCCGCGCGCATTGATCATCGCGCCCACCCGTGAACTGGTGGTGCAGATCGCCAAGGACGCCGAAGCCCTGACCCGCTACAGCGGGCTCAACGTGATGAGCTTCGTCGGCGGCATGGAGTACGACAAGCAGCTCAAGGCCCTGGAGAAACGCCACTGCGACATTCTGGTGGCCACGCCTGGGCGCCTGCTGGACTTCCAGCAACGCGGCGAAGTGCACCTGGACATGGTCGAGGTGATGGTGCTGGACGAGGCCGATCGCATGCTCGACATGGGCTTCATCCCGCAGGTGCGGCAGATCATCCGTCAGACCCCGCCCAAGAGCGAACGTCAGACCCTGCTGTTCTCCGCCACCTTCACCGACGACGTGATGAATCTGGCCAAGCAGTGGACCACCGATCCTGCCATCGTCGAGATCGAGCCGGAGAACGTGGCCAGCGAAACCGTCGAGCAGCACGTCTATGCCGTGGCCGGCAGCGACAAGTACAAGCTGCTGTACAACCTGGTGACGCAGAACGGCTGGCAGCGGGTGATGGTCTTCGCCAACCGCAAGGACGAGGTGCGGCGCATCGAGGAGCGCCTGGTGCGCGATGGCGTCAACGCCGCGCAACTGTCCGGCGACGTGCCGCAGCACAAGCGGATCCGCACCCTGGAGAACTTCCGTGAAGGGCGCGTCACCGTGCTGGTGGCCACCGATGTGGCCGGACGCGGCATTCACATCGACGGCATCAGCCATGTGATCAACTTCACCCTGCCGGAAGACCCGGACGACTACGTGCACCGCATCGGCCGCACCGGGCGTGCGGGCACCAGCGGGGTGTCGATCAGCTTCGCCGGGGAGGACGACGCCTACCAACTGCCGGCGATCGAGGAACTGCTGGGGCGCAAGATCAAATGCGAGATGCCGCCGGACGCGTTGCTCACGCCGGTGCCGCGCAAGGCCCAGGCGAGCGCCAACCCGTCGGTGTAGACGCGCCCGGCTACTGCCAGCGCTCGGCCGCGTCCTGGTCGCTCTGACGGCCTTCCACCCAGCGCGGCCCCTCCTGGGTGGTTTCCTTCTTCCAGAAGGGCGCGCGGGTCTTGAGGTAGTCCATGATGAAATTGCAGGCGTCGAACGCCGCCTGCCGGTGCGCGCTGGCCACGCCGACGAAGACGATCGGCTCGCCCGGCTCCAGCGCGCCGATGCGATGCAGCACCTCGACCTTCAACAACGGCCAGCGCTGCTGCGCCTCGTCGACGATCTTGCCCAGCGCCTTCTCGGTCATGCCCGGATAGTGCTCGAGGAACATCCCCGCCACCTCGCGCCCGTCATTGAAGTCGCGCACGTAGCCAACGAATCCCACCACCGCACCCACGCCGACATTCGCCGCGTGCAGGGCATTGAGCTCGTAGCCCGCATCGAAGACGGCCTGCTGAACCCGTATGGCCATGCTCAGCCTCCCGTTACCGGTGGGAAAAAGGCCACCTGGTCGCCCTCCTCCACGGGCTCGTCGAGCCGGCACAATTCCTCGTTGCGGGCGCACATCAGGTTCTGCTCGGCCAGCACCGCGTAGGCGCCGCCCTTGGCCAGCAACGCCTGGCGCACGTCGTCGAGCACCTGAAAATCGCCGTCGAGCGACTCGCCGTCGAGCCCGAGCCGCTCGCGGTAGCGGGCGAAATACAACGTCCTGATCTTCATCACACAGGCACCTGGTAATGGCCGCTCTTGCCGCCGATCTTCTCCAGCAGGCGCACCTGCTCGATGACCATGCCTTTGTCGACGGCCTTGCACATGTCGTAGATCGTCAGGGCGGCGACACTCGCGGCAGTCAGCGCCTCCATCTCCACCCCGGTCTGCCCAGCCAGCTTGCAGCGGGCGAGGATGTGCACGGCGTCTTCGCCGTCGGCGCGCAGCTCCACCTTGACGCTGGTAAGCATCAGCGGATGGCACAGTGGGATCAGGTCGCTGGTTTTCTTCGCCGCCTGGATACCCGCAATGCGCGCCACGGCGAACACATCACCCTTGGGGTGCTCGCCCTCGACGATCATGCGCAGCGTGGCCGGCAACATGCGCACCCGCGCCTCGGCGCTGGCCTCACGTGAGGTCACGGCCTTTTCAGTGACGTCGACCATGTTGGCGCGCCCCTGGGAATCGAGATGAGTCAGCACTGCTCTGCTCCTGTGAAGAGAGTGCAGAGTGTAAACCGCTACTGGGCGAATGTGCAGGCAAAGCGCCCCAGCGCCGGCGAGCCGGCGTTGAGGCGTTGGGGGCTACATATGCGACTCGGCGTACTCGGCCAGCACC
Proteins encoded in this region:
- the moaC gene encoding cyclic pyranopterin monophosphate synthase MoaC, translating into MLTHLDSQGRANMVDVTEKAVTSREASAEARVRMLPATLRMIVEGEHPKGDVFAVARIAGIQAAKKTSDLIPLCHPLMLTSVKVELRADGEDAVHILARCKLAGQTGVEMEALTAASVAALTIYDMCKAVDKGMVIEQVRLLEKIGGKSGHYQVPV